In Calothrix sp. PCC 7507, one DNA window encodes the following:
- a CDS encoding HAMP domain-containing protein, producing the protein MTTEQLTRDSDNLDLRQLLTTLTAVKHGDFSVRMPIDQTGVAGKIADTLNAIIDQNQQMAVELQRIGNVVGKEGKITERATLGHVRGSWSDCVNSVNTLITDLVQPTSETTRVIRAVANGDLSQTIAPEIEGRPLQGEFLQTANIVNTMVDRLGSFASEVTRVAREVGTEGKLGVQAEVLGVAGTWKDLTDNVNLMAGNLTGQVRNIAEVATAIANGDLSKKITVDVKGEILELKNTVNTMVDQLNSFASEVTRVAREVGTEGKLGVQAEVRGVAGTWKDLTDNVNLMAGNLTAQVRNIAEVTTAVANGDLSKKITVDVKGEILELKNTVNIMVDQLNSFASEVTRVAREVGAEGKLGGQAEVRDVAGTWKDLTDSVNFMAGSLTAQVRNIAEVTTAVANGDLSKKITVDVKGEILELKNTINTMVDQLNSFASEVTRVAREVGTEGKLGVQAEVRGVAGTWKDLTDNVNLMAGNLTGQVRNIAEVTTAVANGDLSKKITVNVKGEILELKNTVNIMVDQLNSFASEVTRVAREVGAEGKLGGQAEVKGVAGTWKDLTDSVNFMAGSLTAQVRNIAEVTTAVATGDLSKKITVDVKGEIQELKNTINTMVDQLNSFASEVTRVAREVGSEGKLGVQAEVRGVAGTWKDLTDSVNFMAGSLTAQVRNIAEVTTAVATGDLSKKITVDVKGEILELKNTINTMVDQLSSFASEVTRVAREVGTEGKLGVQADVKDVAGTWKDLTDSVNFMAGSLTAQVRNIAEVTTAIANGDLSKKITVGVKGEILELKNTINIMVDQLNSFASEVTRVAREVGSEGKLGVQADVRGVAGTWKDLTDSVNFMAGSLTAQVRNIAAVTTAVANGDLSKKISVDVKGEILELKNTVNTMVDQLNSFASEVTRVAREVGTEGKLGVQAEVKGVAGTWKDLTDSVNFMAGSLTAQVRNIAEVTTAVANGDLSKKITVDVKGEILELKNTINTMVDQLNSFASEVTRVAREVGTEGKLGAQAYVRGVGGTWKDLTDNVNLMAGNLTAQVRNIAEVTKAVANGDLSKKITVDVKGEILDLKNTINTMVDQLSSFASEVTRVAREVGTEGKLGGQALVQGVAGTWKDLTDNVNSMAGNLTAQVRGIAKVVTAVANGDLKRKLMLDAKGEIETLAETINEMIDTLATFANQVTTVAREVGIEGKLGGQAKVPGAAGTWRDLTDNVNELAATLTTQLRAIADVATAVTKGDLTRSIAVETLGEVAILKDNINQMIANLRETTQKNTEQDWLKTNLAKFTRMLQGQRDLETVSKLILSELAPLVGAQHGVFYLMEGVESTAYLKLISTYAYRERRHLASRFYLGEGLVGQCALEKERILLTEVPNDYVKITSGLGEATPLNAVVLPVLFEGQVTAVVELASFRRFSEIHLTFFDQLTESIAIVLNTIAASMRTEELLKQSQSLAEELQTQQNELRETNKRLEQQAQSLKTSEDLLKGQQEELQQTNAELEEKAELLALQKKEVERKNREIEQARRSLEEKAEQLALSSKYKSEFLANMSHELRTPLNSLLILARLLADNVESNLTSKQVEYSQTIYSAGTDLLALINDILDLAKIESGTMSIDMTQMPLSELSEQIERTFQHTANNKRLTFTVELAPELPRTIYTDAKRLQQVLKNLLSNAFKFTESGEVALRIEVAQQGWSFNNKSLNRAQTVIAFSVRDTGIGIAPEKQKVIFEAFQQADGTTSRKYGGTGLGLSISREIAHLFGGEIKLVSQIGQGSTFTFYLPQFSIDSTSRPLTTPNPALHTPHSTLRTPHSALSTQHGLNAPLPLTALIEDDRTSIVDDDHVLLIVEDDIHFARILLDIARQQGFKVIAAQNGSVGLRLAQQYQPTAVLLDIRLPEMDGWTVLDRLKHDPNTRHIPVHIMTVEEGRQRSLQLGAIAYLQKPVTSESISDALTKIKDFVERRVRSLLVVEDNEIQRHSIVELIGNSDVVTTAVSTGAEAIAAIRSQPFDCLVLDLGLPDMSGFELIEQIKQEPNGVALPIIVYTGLEVSPEQETELRRIAETIIIKDVRSPERLFDETALFLHRVQANLPESQRQLLERLQLIDNSLTNKKVLIVDDDIRNIFALTSMLERYQMQILYAENGRDGINILENTPDIDVVLMDVMMPEMDGYDTTRLIRQNERFKTLPIIALTAKAMQGDREKCMESGASDYITKPVDIEQLLSLLRVWFSR; encoded by the coding sequence ATGACAACCGAACAGTTAACCAGAGATAGCGATAATCTAGATTTAAGACAGTTACTAACAACCCTGACTGCCGTTAAACATGGTGACTTTTCTGTTCGGATGCCCATAGACCAAACTGGTGTAGCAGGGAAAATTGCTGATACTCTCAACGCTATTATTGACCAGAATCAGCAGATGGCAGTGGAGTTACAGCGGATTGGTAATGTTGTCGGGAAAGAGGGAAAAATCACTGAACGGGCAACTCTCGGACATGTTCGCGGTTCATGGTCAGATTGTGTGAATTCTGTCAATACTCTAATTACAGATTTAGTTCAACCAACATCGGAAACTACTCGTGTGATTCGGGCTGTAGCTAATGGCGACCTTTCCCAAACCATCGCCCCAGAAATTGAAGGCAGACCGCTACAAGGAGAGTTTCTCCAAACTGCTAATATTGTTAACACGATGGTAGATCGGCTGGGTTCCTTTGCCTCGGAAGTAACGCGGGTAGCCCGTGAGGTGGGAACGGAAGGGAAGTTAGGTGTGCAAGCTGAAGTCTTAGGAGTTGCAGGTACTTGGAAAGATTTGACTGATAACGTCAACTTGATGGCGGGGAATCTCACCGGACAAGTGCGGAATATTGCGGAAGTAGCGACAGCGATCGCAAACGGTGATTTATCGAAGAAAATTACCGTAGATGTCAAAGGCGAAATTCTGGAGTTGAAAAATACCGTCAACACAATGGTAGATCAACTCAATTCCTTTGCCTCGGAAGTGACGCGGGTGGCGCGTGAGGTAGGAACAGAAGGGAAATTAGGCGTACAAGCAGAAGTTCGGGGTGTGGCGGGGACTTGGAAGGATTTGACTGATAACGTCAACTTGATGGCGGGGAATTTGACAGCCCAGGTGCGGAATATTGCGGAAGTGACAACGGCGGTGGCGAATGGCGACCTTTCTAAGAAAATTACTGTTGATGTGAAGGGCGAAATTCTGGAGTTGAAAAACACCGTTAACATCATGGTAGATCAACTCAACTCTTTTGCATCAGAAGTCACAAGGGTGGCGCGGGAAGTTGGCGCAGAAGGTAAACTAGGCGGTCAAGCGGAAGTCCGAGACGTGGCGGGGACTTGGAAGGATTTGACTGACAGTGTGAATTTTATGGCGGGAAGTTTAACAGCGCAGGTACGGAATATTGCGGAAGTGACCACGGCTGTAGCAAATGGCGACTTGTCTAAGAAAATTACTGTTGATGTGAAAGGTGAAATTCTGGAGTTGAAAAACACCATCAACACAATGGTGGATCAACTTAATTCCTTTGCATCAGAAGTTACCAGAGTTGCCCGTGAGGTGGGGACTGAAGGAAAATTAGGCGTACAAGCGGAAGTCCGAGGGGTGGCGGGGACTTGGAAAGATTTGACCGACAACGTCAACTTGATGGCGGGTAATCTCACCGGACAGGTGCGAAATATTGCGGAAGTGACAACGGCGGTGGCGAATGGCGACCTGTCTAAGAAGATTACTGTCAATGTGAAGGGCGAAATTCTGGAGTTGAAAAACACCGTTAATATTATGGTGGATCAACTCAATTCTTTTGCAAGTGAAGTAACGAGAGTGGCGCGGGAAGTGGGCGCAGAAGGTAAGTTAGGCGGACAAGCAGAAGTTAAGGGAGTGGCTGGAACTTGGAAGGATTTAACTGACAGTGTGAACTTCATGGCGGGAAGCTTGACAGCCCAGGTGCGGAACATTGCGGAAGTGACAACGGCGGTGGCGACTGGCGACTTGTCGAAGAAAATTACTGTTGATGTCAAAGGCGAAATTCAGGAACTGAAAAACACCATCAACACGATGGTGGATCAACTCAACTCCTTTGCAAGTGAAGTGACAAGGGTAGCTAGGGAGGTGGGGAGTGAAGGGAAGTTAGGTGTCCAAGCCGAAGTCCGGGGGGTGGCGGGGACTTGGAAGGATTTGACTGATAGTGTGAACTTCATGGCGGGAAGTTTGACAGCCCAGGTGCGGAACATTGCGGAAGTGACAACGGCGGTGGCGACTGGGGACTTGTCGAAGAAAATTACTGTCGATGTGAAAGGGGAAATTTTGGAGTTGAAAAACACTATTAATACAATGGTGGATCAACTGAGTTCCTTTGCATCGGAAGTGACAAGAGTTGCTAGGGAAGTGGGAACAGAAGGGAAGTTAGGTGTGCAAGCGGATGTCAAAGACGTGGCGGGGACTTGGAAGGATTTGACCGACAGTGTGAATTTCATGGCGGGAAGTTTGACAGCCCAAGTACGGAATATTGCCGAAGTCACAACAGCGATCGCTAATGGCGACCTTTCTAAGAAAATTACAGTAGGGGTGAAAGGCGAAATTCTGGAGTTGAAAAACACCATCAATATTATGGTGGATCAACTCAACTCTTTTGCTAGTGAAGTTACCAGGGTTGCGAGGGAAGTGGGGAGTGAGGGTAAGCTGGGTGTGCAAGCAGATGTGCGCGGTGTGGCTGGAACTTGGAAAGATTTGACTGACAGTGTGAACTTCATGGCGGGAAGTTTGACAGCCCAGGTGCGGAATATTGCTGCTGTCACCACCGCTGTAGCAAATGGCGACCTCTCCAAGAAAATATCAGTGGATGTGAAAGGGGAAATTTTGGAGTTGAAAAACACCGTCAATACAATGGTGGATCAACTCAACTCCTTTGCAAGTGAAGTCACCAGGGTGGCGAGGGAGGTGGGAACTGAGGGTAAATTAGGTGTACAAGCAGAAGTCAAGGGAGTGGCTGGGACTTGGAAAGATTTGACCGACAGCGTAAATTTCATGGCGGGTAGCTTGACAGCCCAGGTGCGGAATATTGCGGAAGTCACCACCGCTGTAGCAAATGGCGACCTCTCGAAGAAAATCACCGTCGATGTCAAAGGCGAAATTCTCGAACTCAAAAACACCATCAACACAATGGTGGATCAACTTAACTCTTTTGCATCAGAAGTCACCAGGGTGGCGCGAGAGGTGGGAACAGAAGGTAAACTCGGCGCGCAAGCTTATGTCAGAGGTGTGGGCGGTACTTGGAAAGACTTGACTGACAACGTCAACTTGATGGCGGGTAATTTGACAGCCCAGGTGCGAAATATTGCGGAAGTCACCAAAGCAGTGGCGAATGGCGACCTTTCCAAGAAAATCACCGTCGATGTCAAAGGCGAAATTCTGGATTTGAAGAACACCATCAACACAATGGTGGATCAACTGAGTTCCTTTGCATCAGAAGTAACGCGGGTGGCGCGAGAGGTGGGAACGGAAGGAAAGTTAGGCGGACAAGCTTTAGTGCAGGGTGTGGCTGGAACTTGGAAGGATTTGACTGATAATGTGAACTCAATGGCGGGTAACTTAACTGCACAGGTACGCGGTATTGCCAAAGTCGTGACAGCGGTGGCGAATGGCGATTTGAAACGCAAACTGATGTTAGATGCTAAAGGAGAAATTGAAACCCTAGCAGAAACCATCAACGAGATGATTGACACCCTCGCAACATTTGCCAATCAGGTGACTACAGTCGCGAGGGAAGTAGGAATCGAAGGGAAGTTAGGCGGACAAGCTAAAGTCCCTGGGGCGGCGGGGACATGGCGAGATTTGACGGATAATGTGAATGAACTCGCTGCTACCCTGACTACACAGTTGCGGGCGATCGCCGACGTGGCGACAGCTGTAACTAAAGGTGATTTAACCCGTTCCATTGCGGTTGAAACCCTAGGGGAAGTAGCCATCCTCAAAGACAATATCAACCAAATGATCGCCAACCTCCGGGAGACAACCCAGAAGAATACCGAACAGGATTGGTTGAAAACTAATCTGGCTAAGTTTACTCGGATGCTGCAAGGACAGCGAGATTTAGAAACCGTATCTAAACTGATTCTCTCAGAACTCGCACCCTTAGTAGGAGCGCAACACGGTGTATTCTACTTGATGGAAGGTGTAGAAAGTACAGCATATTTGAAGTTGATCAGTACTTACGCTTACCGTGAACGCCGACATTTAGCTAGTCGCTTCTACTTGGGTGAAGGTTTAGTAGGACAATGTGCTTTAGAAAAAGAACGGATTTTGCTCACGGAAGTACCCAATGATTACGTCAAAATTACCTCCGGTTTAGGAGAAGCGACTCCACTCAACGCTGTGGTTTTACCCGTCCTATTTGAAGGACAGGTGACAGCGGTAGTTGAATTGGCTTCATTCCGCCGCTTTAGCGAGATTCACTTGACATTCTTCGATCAACTTACCGAAAGTATAGCGATCGTCCTCAATACGATCGCCGCTTCCATGCGAACTGAAGAATTACTCAAGCAGTCGCAATCCCTAGCTGAAGAACTGCAAACCCAGCAAAACGAACTCAGAGAAACCAACAAGCGCCTCGAACAACAAGCCCAATCACTCAAAACCTCAGAAGACTTACTCAAAGGACAGCAAGAAGAATTACAACAAACCAACGCCGAATTAGAAGAAAAAGCCGAGTTGTTAGCCCTACAAAAGAAAGAAGTTGAGCGCAAAAACCGCGAGATTGAACAAGCTAGACGTTCTTTAGAAGAAAAAGCCGAACAACTAGCACTGTCATCAAAATATAAATCAGAGTTTCTCGCCAATATGTCCCACGAACTGCGGACACCACTAAACAGCTTGTTAATTTTAGCTAGGCTGTTGGCAGATAATGTCGAGAGCAATTTGACTAGTAAGCAAGTAGAATACAGCCAAACGATTTACTCAGCAGGTACTGACTTGTTGGCACTGATTAATGACATCCTCGATCTAGCCAAGATTGAATCGGGAACTATGTCAATTGACATGACCCAAATGCCATTGTCAGAGTTAAGTGAACAAATTGAACGCACCTTTCAACACACAGCCAACAACAAAAGACTTACCTTTACAGTAGAATTGGCACCTGAATTGCCCAGAACTATTTATACTGATGCCAAACGCCTACAACAAGTATTGAAAAACCTGCTCTCTAACGCATTTAAATTTACAGAAAGTGGAGAGGTAGCCTTACGAATTGAGGTCGCACAACAGGGATGGAGCTTCAATAATAAAAGCTTAAATCGTGCCCAGACTGTAATTGCCTTCTCTGTGAGGGATACAGGGATCGGTATTGCCCCTGAAAAGCAAAAAGTGATTTTTGAAGCGTTTCAGCAAGCTGATGGCACTACTAGCCGCAAATACGGCGGTACAGGTTTGGGTTTATCCATTAGCCGCGAAATTGCCCACCTCTTCGGCGGTGAAATTAAACTCGTTAGTCAGATTGGTCAGGGAAGCACATTTACGTTCTATTTACCACAATTTAGTATTGATTCAACATCAAGACCACTCACTACTCCTAACCCAGCACTCCACACTCCGCACTCCACACTCCGCACTCCACACTCAGCACTCAGCACTCAGCACGGGCTAAACGCCCCGCTACCGCTAACAGCACTCATAGAAGACGATCGCACTTCCATTGTTGATGATGATCACGTACTGCTAATTGTAGAAGATGATATTCACTTTGCCCGGATTTTGCTTGATATCGCCCGCCAGCAAGGATTCAAGGTGATAGCTGCCCAAAATGGTAGCGTAGGTTTAAGGCTAGCACAACAATATCAACCCACAGCGGTGTTGCTAGATATCCGTTTACCAGAAATGGACGGTTGGACGGTGTTAGACCGCCTGAAACATGACCCCAATACGCGACACATCCCCGTACACATCATGACAGTTGAGGAAGGGAGACAGCGCAGTTTGCAATTGGGAGCGATCGCATATTTGCAAAAACCCGTCACTAGCGAGTCAATCTCTGATGCATTGACTAAAATTAAAGATTTTGTTGAGCGTCGCGTCAGGAGTTTGCTAGTAGTTGAAGATAACGAAATTCAACGTCATAGTATTGTCGAGTTAATTGGTAACAGTGATGTCGTTACTACCGCTGTCAGCACTGGCGCAGAAGCAATAGCAGCCATCCGCTCTCAGCCTTTTGATTGTCTGGTTCTCGATTTAGGCTTACCCGATATGTCTGGGTTTGAGCTGATTGAGCAGATTAAACAAGAACCAAATGGTGTAGCATTGCCAATTATCGTCTACACTGGGCTGGAAGTTTCCCCAGAGCAAGAAACTGAACTCAGACGGATAGCAGAGACAATTATCATTAAAGATGTGCGATCGCCCGAACGTCTCTTCGATGAAACAGCATTATTCCTGCACCGCGTCCAAGCAAACTTACCCGAATCCCAGCGCCAACTCCTAGAACGACTACAATTAATAGACAACTCACTCACCAACAAAAAAGTCTTAATCGTAGACGACGATATCCGTAACATCTTCGCTCTTACTAGTATGCTAGAGCGCTATCAAATGCAGATTTTATATGCTGAAAACGGCAGGGATGGTATTAACATATTAGAGAACACGCCAGATATTGATGTGGTTTTAATGGACGTAATGATGCCAGAAATGGATGGTTACGACACCACACGTTTGATCCGTCAAAACGAGCGATTTAAAACCTTGCCAATAATTGCACTCACCGCTAAAGCCATGCAAGGCGATCGCGAAAAATGCATGGAATCAGGCGCATCAGATTACATCACCAAACCAGTAGATATTGAACAATTACTCTCACTGTTGCGTGTTTGGTTCAGTAGGTGA